The following coding sequences lie in one Silene latifolia isolate original U9 population chromosome 5, ASM4854445v1, whole genome shotgun sequence genomic window:
- the LOC141654998 gene encoding putative E3 ubiquitin-protein ligase EDA40 codes for MVVELMGFDDTGGERGGVDIVAVLDVSGSMWGEKLEKLKTSMKFLLKKLDPIDRLSIVTFESTATRLCPLTGMNKNGQDKIEKLIDELDADGGTNISSGLQTALSVLAQRRHRDGRTTAIMLMSDGQDRPSTVDVSSVPVYTFGLGRDHDSQLLQDIASKSDKGTYSIADVEGSDSASLNIAFSSCLAGLLSVVVQDLKLTITQKESEILKVSAGSYDQDRVNESVTISFGNLYNREKRSTTVFLSLPAVEDRTAMDILKIAFSYTPSGGGRLFRSPPIAATVTRTRSPVTEDPVEVVNEKARGNTAAAIEEARKKADANDLPGARNTMKNAEESLNSLGREADELIKALKYEVQEFLRLLKDSDTYLKEGRAFALSSELSHKLQRFAARGDATQLVALGIPLVIEFVNQAVKFDKDPNFKVSSANEDKKRVAQKTAEEDRIAAEAKKKRDEQIQEAIDEIGKKEKKEDFIKNNPLVTQADTLKEHLDQAIKSLEAIQNLVVALQKTT; via the exons ATGGTAGTGGAACTGATGGGATTCGACGATACTGGGGGCGAAAGAGGTGGTGTTGATATAGTCGCGGTATTGGACGTGAGTGGAAGTATGTGGGGAGAAAAGTTGGAGAAACTAAAAACATCGATGAAGTTCTTGCTGAAGAAACTGGACCCGATTGATCGTTTGTCGATCGTCACATTTGAATCGACTGCGACGAGGCTGTGCCCATTGACTGGGATGAACAAAAATGGGCAAGACAAAATTGAGAAGCTAATCGATGAGTTAGATGCTGATGGTGGCACAAATATCTCATCAGGCCTACAGACAGCCTTAAGTGTGTTGGCCCAGCGTAGACACCGTGACGGGCGTACAACAGCTATCATGCTTATGTCCGATGGGCAAGATCGCCCTTCTACTGTTGACGTCTCAAGCGTCCCAGTATACACTTTCGGTCTCGGTAGGGATCATGATAGCCAG CTGCTTCAAGATATAGCAAGCAAAAGCGACAAGGGAACTTATTCGATTGCAGATGTGGAAGGATCAGACTCAGCGAGTTTGAATATCGCCTTTTCATCATGTCTGGCAGGGCTCCTCAGTGTGGTGGTACAAGACTTGAAGCTGACCATTACCCAAAAGGAATCAGAAATCCTGAAAGTCTCCGCAGGGAGTTATGATCAGGACCGTGTTAATGAATCTGTTACGATTTCATTTGGGAATCTCTACAACCGAGAGAAACGGAGCACCACCGTGTTTCTTAGTCTTCCTGCTGTTGAAGATCGGACAGCAATGGATATCCTCAAAATCGCCTTCTCTTACAC GCCAAGCGGCGGAGGGCGTTTGTTTAGATCTCCGCCAATAGCAGCTACAGTGACCCGCACAAGGTCGCCAGTGACGGAAGACCCAGTCGAGGTGGTCAACGAGAAGGCGCGTGGAAATACTGCTGCTGCAATTGAAGAGGCTAGAAAAAAGGCGGATGCCAACGACTTACCTGGAGCTCGGAATACTATGAAGAATGCGGAGGAATCACTAAACAGCCTTGGCCGTGAGGCGGATGAATTAATCAAGGCATTGAAATATGAAGTGCAAGAGTTCTTGAGGTTGCTCAAGGACAGCGACACGTATCTCAAAGAAGGCCGTGCATTCGCTCTTTCATCCGAACTGTCTCATAAGCTACAACGTTTTGCAGCAAGAGGGGACGCAACCCAACTAGTTGCACTCGGTATACCTCTCGTCATCGAGTTTGTCAACCAAGCCGTAAAATTTGACAAGGACCCTAACTTTAAAGTGTCCTCGGCTAACGAAGATAAGAAAAGAGTTGCTCAAAAAACTGCGGAAGAGGATAGAATTGCCGCGGAAGCAAAGAAGAAACGTGATGAACAGATTCAGGAAGCGATAGACGAAATTGGTaagaaagaaaagaaggaagACTTTATTAAAAATAATCCCCTTGTTACACAAGCTGATACTCTTAAAGAACACCTTGATCAAGCCATTAAATCTTTGGAAGCCATCCAGAATTTGGTCGTTGCTCTTCAGAAGACCACTTAA